Proteins from a genomic interval of Crassostrea angulata isolate pt1a10 chromosome 7, ASM2561291v2, whole genome shotgun sequence:
- the LOC128155814 gene encoding innexin unc-9-like isoform X3: MSDDYTDAIITMLDSVLGSFATYARLKGRYDDDWIDRLNHLYTTIIFIIFTIVVSTKQYVGEPIHCWCPAEFMESMVDYTNNVCWIQNTYYVHVDDDIPKTQLAREDRQIKYYQWVPMILLFQALLFKVPCILWRILTASAGVNLDKIVTLAAETQYISPEDREKTIKHIVRYMDRWLENAREYRSGCFIRLRQTISKYCCIVCGKRYGNYLVTIYMIIKLLYMTNAIGQLFILNEFLGTNYNAYGLEVMQHLAEGIEMVDSIRFPRVTLCDFKIRKLATVQQYTVQCVLPINLFNEKIFIFIWFWLVFVAVLSSANFLVWCYTMIFRQHRVRYLKKFLRINDCYKSELDKKMAVKFAEQYLRQDGIFVLRLVGKNANDVLVSEIILQLWTHYRGKPLFKHANQMSDDNSNV, encoded by the coding sequence GCTTGATAGTGTCCTAGGAAGCTTCGCCACGTACGCCCGGCTCAAAGGCCGGTATGACGACGATTGGATAGATAGACTTAATCATCTATACACCACCATCATCTTCATTATCTTTACAATCGTCGTCAGCACCAAGCAGTATGTCGGAGAACCAATTCATTGCTGGTGCCCAGCAGAATTCATGGAATCGATGGTGGACTATACGAACAATGTCTGTTGGATCCAAAACACGTACTACGTGCACGTGGATGACGACATTCCGAAGACGCAGCTCGCACGAGAGGATCGCCAAATTAAGTATTACCAGTGGGTACCGATGATACTGCTATTCCAAGCTTTATTGTTTAAAGTCCCTTGTATCTTATGGCGCATCTTGACCGCTTCCGCGGGGGTCAATTTGGATAAGATTGTGACGTTGGCGGCAGAGACCCAGTACATATCACCAGAGGATCGAGAAAAGACGATTAAACACATCGTGCGATACATGGACCGATGGTTAGAGAACGCTAGAGAGTACCGATCAGGGTGTTTTATACGCTTGCGACAAACGATTTCCAAATACTGTTGTATTGTCTGTGGTAAAAGATATGGGAATTATCTGGTGACTATATATATGATCATCAAATTACTGTATATGACAAATGCAATCGGTCAACTGTTTATCCTGAATGAATTTCTGGGTACAAACTACAATGCATACGGTTTGGAGGTGATGCAGCATTTGGCCGAAGGCATCGAAATGGTGGATTCCATCCGATTTCCTCGAGTAACCCTGTGtgattttaaaattcgaaaACTCGCAACCGTGCAACAGTACACCGTCCAGTGTGTGTTGCCTattaatctttttaatgaaaagatattcattttcatttggtTTTGGCTAGTGTTTGTTGCTGTATTAAGTTCGGCTAATTTCTTAGTATGGTGTTACACTATGATATTCAGACAGCATCGGGTACGCTACTTAAAGAAATTCTTACGCATCAATGATTGCTATAAGTCAGAACTTGACAAAAAGATGGCTGTTAAGTTTGCTGAGCAATATCTGAGACAGGATGGCATATTTGTTCTCAGACTTGTAGGGAAAAATGCCAATGACGTATTAGTTAGCGAAATAATACTTCAACTATGGACACACTATAGAGGCAAACCTTTGTTTAAACATGCCAACCAAATGAGTGATGACAACAGCAATGTCTGA
- the LOC128155814 gene encoding innexin unc-9-like isoform X6 — translation MYWLDSVLGSFATYARLKGRYDDDWIDRLNHLYTTIIFIIFTIVVSTKQYVGEPIHCWCPAEFMESMVDYTNNVCWIQNTYYVHVDDDIPKTQLAREDRQIKYYQWVPMILLFQALLFKVPCILWRILTASAGVNLDKIVTLAAETQYISPEDREKTIKHIVRYMDRWLENAREYRSGCFIRLRQTISKYCCIVCGKRYGNYLVTIYMIIKLLYMTNAIGQLFILNEFLGTNYNAYGLEVMQHLAEGIEMVDSIRFPRVTLCDFKIRKLATVQQYTVQCVLPINLFNEKIFIFIWFWLVFVAVLSSANFLVWCYTMIFRQHRVRYLKKFLRINDCYKSELDKKMAVKFAEQYLRQDGIFVLRLVGKNANDVLVSEIILQLWTHYRGKPLFKHANQMSDDNSNV, via the coding sequence GCTTGATAGTGTCCTAGGAAGCTTCGCCACGTACGCCCGGCTCAAAGGCCGGTATGACGACGATTGGATAGATAGACTTAATCATCTATACACCACCATCATCTTCATTATCTTTACAATCGTCGTCAGCACCAAGCAGTATGTCGGAGAACCAATTCATTGCTGGTGCCCAGCAGAATTCATGGAATCGATGGTGGACTATACGAACAATGTCTGTTGGATCCAAAACACGTACTACGTGCACGTGGATGACGACATTCCGAAGACGCAGCTCGCACGAGAGGATCGCCAAATTAAGTATTACCAGTGGGTACCGATGATACTGCTATTCCAAGCTTTATTGTTTAAAGTCCCTTGTATCTTATGGCGCATCTTGACCGCTTCCGCGGGGGTCAATTTGGATAAGATTGTGACGTTGGCGGCAGAGACCCAGTACATATCACCAGAGGATCGAGAAAAGACGATTAAACACATCGTGCGATACATGGACCGATGGTTAGAGAACGCTAGAGAGTACCGATCAGGGTGTTTTATACGCTTGCGACAAACGATTTCCAAATACTGTTGTATTGTCTGTGGTAAAAGATATGGGAATTATCTGGTGACTATATATATGATCATCAAATTACTGTATATGACAAATGCAATCGGTCAACTGTTTATCCTGAATGAATTTCTGGGTACAAACTACAATGCATACGGTTTGGAGGTGATGCAGCATTTGGCCGAAGGCATCGAAATGGTGGATTCCATCCGATTTCCTCGAGTAACCCTGTGtgattttaaaattcgaaaACTCGCAACCGTGCAACAGTACACCGTCCAGTGTGTGTTGCCTattaatctttttaatgaaaagatattcattttcatttggtTTTGGCTAGTGTTTGTTGCTGTATTAAGTTCGGCTAATTTCTTAGTATGGTGTTACACTATGATATTCAGACAGCATCGGGTACGCTACTTAAAGAAATTCTTACGCATCAATGATTGCTATAAGTCAGAACTTGACAAAAAGATGGCTGTTAAGTTTGCTGAGCAATATCTGAGACAGGATGGCATATTTGTTCTCAGACTTGTAGGGAAAAATGCCAATGACGTATTAGTTAGCGAAATAATACTTCAACTATGGACACACTATAGAGGCAAACCTTTGTTTAAACATGCCAACCAAATGAGTGATGACAACAGCAATGTCTGA
- the LOC128155814 gene encoding innexin unc-9-like isoform X7 has protein sequence MLDSVLGSFATYARLKGRYDDDWIDRLNHLYTTIIFIIFTIVVSTKQYVGEPIHCWCPAEFMESMVDYTNNVCWIQNTYYVHVDDDIPKTQLAREDRQIKYYQWVPMILLFQALLFKVPCILWRILTASAGVNLDKIVTLAAETQYISPEDREKTIKHIVRYMDRWLENAREYRSGCFIRLRQTISKYCCIVCGKRYGNYLVTIYMIIKLLYMTNAIGQLFILNEFLGTNYNAYGLEVMQHLAEGIEMVDSIRFPRVTLCDFKIRKLATVQQYTVQCVLPINLFNEKIFIFIWFWLVFVAVLSSANFLVWCYTMIFRQHRVRYLKKFLRINDCYKSELDKKMAVKFAEQYLRQDGIFVLRLVGKNANDVLVSEIILQLWTHYRGKPLFKHANQMSDDNSNV, from the coding sequence GCTTGATAGTGTCCTAGGAAGCTTCGCCACGTACGCCCGGCTCAAAGGCCGGTATGACGACGATTGGATAGATAGACTTAATCATCTATACACCACCATCATCTTCATTATCTTTACAATCGTCGTCAGCACCAAGCAGTATGTCGGAGAACCAATTCATTGCTGGTGCCCAGCAGAATTCATGGAATCGATGGTGGACTATACGAACAATGTCTGTTGGATCCAAAACACGTACTACGTGCACGTGGATGACGACATTCCGAAGACGCAGCTCGCACGAGAGGATCGCCAAATTAAGTATTACCAGTGGGTACCGATGATACTGCTATTCCAAGCTTTATTGTTTAAAGTCCCTTGTATCTTATGGCGCATCTTGACCGCTTCCGCGGGGGTCAATTTGGATAAGATTGTGACGTTGGCGGCAGAGACCCAGTACATATCACCAGAGGATCGAGAAAAGACGATTAAACACATCGTGCGATACATGGACCGATGGTTAGAGAACGCTAGAGAGTACCGATCAGGGTGTTTTATACGCTTGCGACAAACGATTTCCAAATACTGTTGTATTGTCTGTGGTAAAAGATATGGGAATTATCTGGTGACTATATATATGATCATCAAATTACTGTATATGACAAATGCAATCGGTCAACTGTTTATCCTGAATGAATTTCTGGGTACAAACTACAATGCATACGGTTTGGAGGTGATGCAGCATTTGGCCGAAGGCATCGAAATGGTGGATTCCATCCGATTTCCTCGAGTAACCCTGTGtgattttaaaattcgaaaACTCGCAACCGTGCAACAGTACACCGTCCAGTGTGTGTTGCCTattaatctttttaatgaaaagatattcattttcatttggtTTTGGCTAGTGTTTGTTGCTGTATTAAGTTCGGCTAATTTCTTAGTATGGTGTTACACTATGATATTCAGACAGCATCGGGTACGCTACTTAAAGAAATTCTTACGCATCAATGATTGCTATAAGTCAGAACTTGACAAAAAGATGGCTGTTAAGTTTGCTGAGCAATATCTGAGACAGGATGGCATATTTGTTCTCAGACTTGTAGGGAAAAATGCCAATGACGTATTAGTTAGCGAAATAATACTTCAACTATGGACACACTATAGAGGCAAACCTTTGTTTAAACATGCCAACCAAATGAGTGATGACAACAGCAATGTCTGA
- the LOC128155814 gene encoding innexin unc-9-like isoform X4, translating to MVHSFHHHHGLLDSVLGSFATYARLKGRYDDDWIDRLNHLYTTIIFIIFTIVVSTKQYVGEPIHCWCPAEFMESMVDYTNNVCWIQNTYYVHVDDDIPKTQLAREDRQIKYYQWVPMILLFQALLFKVPCILWRILTASAGVNLDKIVTLAAETQYISPEDREKTIKHIVRYMDRWLENAREYRSGCFIRLRQTISKYCCIVCGKRYGNYLVTIYMIIKLLYMTNAIGQLFILNEFLGTNYNAYGLEVMQHLAEGIEMVDSIRFPRVTLCDFKIRKLATVQQYTVQCVLPINLFNEKIFIFIWFWLVFVAVLSSANFLVWCYTMIFRQHRVRYLKKFLRINDCYKSELDKKMAVKFAEQYLRQDGIFVLRLVGKNANDVLVSEIILQLWTHYRGKPLFKHANQMSDDNSNV from the coding sequence GCTTGATAGTGTCCTAGGAAGCTTCGCCACGTACGCCCGGCTCAAAGGCCGGTATGACGACGATTGGATAGATAGACTTAATCATCTATACACCACCATCATCTTCATTATCTTTACAATCGTCGTCAGCACCAAGCAGTATGTCGGAGAACCAATTCATTGCTGGTGCCCAGCAGAATTCATGGAATCGATGGTGGACTATACGAACAATGTCTGTTGGATCCAAAACACGTACTACGTGCACGTGGATGACGACATTCCGAAGACGCAGCTCGCACGAGAGGATCGCCAAATTAAGTATTACCAGTGGGTACCGATGATACTGCTATTCCAAGCTTTATTGTTTAAAGTCCCTTGTATCTTATGGCGCATCTTGACCGCTTCCGCGGGGGTCAATTTGGATAAGATTGTGACGTTGGCGGCAGAGACCCAGTACATATCACCAGAGGATCGAGAAAAGACGATTAAACACATCGTGCGATACATGGACCGATGGTTAGAGAACGCTAGAGAGTACCGATCAGGGTGTTTTATACGCTTGCGACAAACGATTTCCAAATACTGTTGTATTGTCTGTGGTAAAAGATATGGGAATTATCTGGTGACTATATATATGATCATCAAATTACTGTATATGACAAATGCAATCGGTCAACTGTTTATCCTGAATGAATTTCTGGGTACAAACTACAATGCATACGGTTTGGAGGTGATGCAGCATTTGGCCGAAGGCATCGAAATGGTGGATTCCATCCGATTTCCTCGAGTAACCCTGTGtgattttaaaattcgaaaACTCGCAACCGTGCAACAGTACACCGTCCAGTGTGTGTTGCCTattaatctttttaatgaaaagatattcattttcatttggtTTTGGCTAGTGTTTGTTGCTGTATTAAGTTCGGCTAATTTCTTAGTATGGTGTTACACTATGATATTCAGACAGCATCGGGTACGCTACTTAAAGAAATTCTTACGCATCAATGATTGCTATAAGTCAGAACTTGACAAAAAGATGGCTGTTAAGTTTGCTGAGCAATATCTGAGACAGGATGGCATATTTGTTCTCAGACTTGTAGGGAAAAATGCCAATGACGTATTAGTTAGCGAAATAATACTTCAACTATGGACACACTATAGAGGCAAACCTTTGTTTAAACATGCCAACCAAATGAGTGATGACAACAGCAATGTCTGA
- the LOC128155814 gene encoding innexin unc-9-like isoform X5, whose product MHILSRLDSVLGSFATYARLKGRYDDDWIDRLNHLYTTIIFIIFTIVVSTKQYVGEPIHCWCPAEFMESMVDYTNNVCWIQNTYYVHVDDDIPKTQLAREDRQIKYYQWVPMILLFQALLFKVPCILWRILTASAGVNLDKIVTLAAETQYISPEDREKTIKHIVRYMDRWLENAREYRSGCFIRLRQTISKYCCIVCGKRYGNYLVTIYMIIKLLYMTNAIGQLFILNEFLGTNYNAYGLEVMQHLAEGIEMVDSIRFPRVTLCDFKIRKLATVQQYTVQCVLPINLFNEKIFIFIWFWLVFVAVLSSANFLVWCYTMIFRQHRVRYLKKFLRINDCYKSELDKKMAVKFAEQYLRQDGIFVLRLVGKNANDVLVSEIILQLWTHYRGKPLFKHANQMSDDNSNV is encoded by the coding sequence GCTTGATAGTGTCCTAGGAAGCTTCGCCACGTACGCCCGGCTCAAAGGCCGGTATGACGACGATTGGATAGATAGACTTAATCATCTATACACCACCATCATCTTCATTATCTTTACAATCGTCGTCAGCACCAAGCAGTATGTCGGAGAACCAATTCATTGCTGGTGCCCAGCAGAATTCATGGAATCGATGGTGGACTATACGAACAATGTCTGTTGGATCCAAAACACGTACTACGTGCACGTGGATGACGACATTCCGAAGACGCAGCTCGCACGAGAGGATCGCCAAATTAAGTATTACCAGTGGGTACCGATGATACTGCTATTCCAAGCTTTATTGTTTAAAGTCCCTTGTATCTTATGGCGCATCTTGACCGCTTCCGCGGGGGTCAATTTGGATAAGATTGTGACGTTGGCGGCAGAGACCCAGTACATATCACCAGAGGATCGAGAAAAGACGATTAAACACATCGTGCGATACATGGACCGATGGTTAGAGAACGCTAGAGAGTACCGATCAGGGTGTTTTATACGCTTGCGACAAACGATTTCCAAATACTGTTGTATTGTCTGTGGTAAAAGATATGGGAATTATCTGGTGACTATATATATGATCATCAAATTACTGTATATGACAAATGCAATCGGTCAACTGTTTATCCTGAATGAATTTCTGGGTACAAACTACAATGCATACGGTTTGGAGGTGATGCAGCATTTGGCCGAAGGCATCGAAATGGTGGATTCCATCCGATTTCCTCGAGTAACCCTGTGtgattttaaaattcgaaaACTCGCAACCGTGCAACAGTACACCGTCCAGTGTGTGTTGCCTattaatctttttaatgaaaagatattcattttcatttggtTTTGGCTAGTGTTTGTTGCTGTATTAAGTTCGGCTAATTTCTTAGTATGGTGTTACACTATGATATTCAGACAGCATCGGGTACGCTACTTAAAGAAATTCTTACGCATCAATGATTGCTATAAGTCAGAACTTGACAAAAAGATGGCTGTTAAGTTTGCTGAGCAATATCTGAGACAGGATGGCATATTTGTTCTCAGACTTGTAGGGAAAAATGCCAATGACGTATTAGTTAGCGAAATAATACTTCAACTATGGACACACTATAGAGGCAAACCTTTGTTTAAACATGCCAACCAAATGAGTGATGACAACAGCAATGTCTGA
- the LOC128155814 gene encoding innexin unc-9-like isoform X2 — MKCTFFGKKSVSKEDLYVKKEEMMLDSVLGSFATYARLKGRYDDDWIDRLNHLYTTIIFIIFTIVVSTKQYVGEPIHCWCPAEFMESMVDYTNNVCWIQNTYYVHVDDDIPKTQLAREDRQIKYYQWVPMILLFQALLFKVPCILWRILTASAGVNLDKIVTLAAETQYISPEDREKTIKHIVRYMDRWLENAREYRSGCFIRLRQTISKYCCIVCGKRYGNYLVTIYMIIKLLYMTNAIGQLFILNEFLGTNYNAYGLEVMQHLAEGIEMVDSIRFPRVTLCDFKIRKLATVQQYTVQCVLPINLFNEKIFIFIWFWLVFVAVLSSANFLVWCYTMIFRQHRVRYLKKFLRINDCYKSELDKKMAVKFAEQYLRQDGIFVLRLVGKNANDVLVSEIILQLWTHYRGKPLFKHANQMSDDNSNV; from the coding sequence GCTTGATAGTGTCCTAGGAAGCTTCGCCACGTACGCCCGGCTCAAAGGCCGGTATGACGACGATTGGATAGATAGACTTAATCATCTATACACCACCATCATCTTCATTATCTTTACAATCGTCGTCAGCACCAAGCAGTATGTCGGAGAACCAATTCATTGCTGGTGCCCAGCAGAATTCATGGAATCGATGGTGGACTATACGAACAATGTCTGTTGGATCCAAAACACGTACTACGTGCACGTGGATGACGACATTCCGAAGACGCAGCTCGCACGAGAGGATCGCCAAATTAAGTATTACCAGTGGGTACCGATGATACTGCTATTCCAAGCTTTATTGTTTAAAGTCCCTTGTATCTTATGGCGCATCTTGACCGCTTCCGCGGGGGTCAATTTGGATAAGATTGTGACGTTGGCGGCAGAGACCCAGTACATATCACCAGAGGATCGAGAAAAGACGATTAAACACATCGTGCGATACATGGACCGATGGTTAGAGAACGCTAGAGAGTACCGATCAGGGTGTTTTATACGCTTGCGACAAACGATTTCCAAATACTGTTGTATTGTCTGTGGTAAAAGATATGGGAATTATCTGGTGACTATATATATGATCATCAAATTACTGTATATGACAAATGCAATCGGTCAACTGTTTATCCTGAATGAATTTCTGGGTACAAACTACAATGCATACGGTTTGGAGGTGATGCAGCATTTGGCCGAAGGCATCGAAATGGTGGATTCCATCCGATTTCCTCGAGTAACCCTGTGtgattttaaaattcgaaaACTCGCAACCGTGCAACAGTACACCGTCCAGTGTGTGTTGCCTattaatctttttaatgaaaagatattcattttcatttggtTTTGGCTAGTGTTTGTTGCTGTATTAAGTTCGGCTAATTTCTTAGTATGGTGTTACACTATGATATTCAGACAGCATCGGGTACGCTACTTAAAGAAATTCTTACGCATCAATGATTGCTATAAGTCAGAACTTGACAAAAAGATGGCTGTTAAGTTTGCTGAGCAATATCTGAGACAGGATGGCATATTTGTTCTCAGACTTGTAGGGAAAAATGCCAATGACGTATTAGTTAGCGAAATAATACTTCAACTATGGACACACTATAGAGGCAAACCTTTGTTTAAACATGCCAACCAAATGAGTGATGACAACAGCAATGTCTGA